In Longimicrobiales bacterium, the DNA window AGTGCGTTCAGCTCGCGCGCGTAACGCGCGGCGACCAGAACGCCGAGGTACTTGCTGCCCGAATTGTTCGCCAACTCGTTCGGAGTGTAAACTCGCATCAGTGACTCCCCTGGATGATACCGTCGATGTCCGCTCTCAGCCCGTCCAGCATTTCGTCGAGGTGCGGCTGTCTCACCACCCGTTCGCGCTCGGCGGCCACGATCGCTTCAATGGTCCGAAGCGCTTCCTCGAAATCGTCGTTCACGACGACGTAATCGAAGGCTTTCACTGCGTCCAGCTCCGCACGCGCCGTGCGCATGCGCGTCGCCAGCTCCTCGGCATTCTCGCTGCCGCGCGTGTCCAGGCGCCGCTTCATCTCGGATACGCTCGGCGGCAGCACGAAGATCAGCACCGCGTCACCGATCACCCGCCGCACGAGCTGCGCACCCTGCACATCAATGTCGAGCACGACAGTACTGCCCTCTGCAAGCGCTGCCTCGACGCCGCTCTTCAGCGTACCATAGCGCCGACCATGCACGTGCGCCCATTCCAGCAGCTCACCACGCCCGGCCAGCTCGTCGAATTCGGCATCGGACACGAACCGGTAGTCGATACCGTCCTGCTCACCCGGACGGGGAGCGCGCGTCGTCGCCGAAAGCGAGAAGACGAGATCCGCACGCCTTTCGACCAGCGCACGTGCCAGCGATGTCTTCCCGGCACCACTGGGCGCCGCGATCACGAGCGGGAACGGCCGGTACTCCGACATCACTCGACGTTCTCGATCTGCTCGCGCAGGCGCTCGATCTCATCCTTGATCGCGATCACCTGGTGCTCGATCGCCGCGTCGTTCGCCTTGGAACCGATCGTGTTCGTCTCGCGATTCATCTCCTGCGTCAGGAAGCTCAGCCGCTTCCCGACCGGCTCCGCGCCCTCATCGGCAAGCGTCTCGCGGAACAGCTCGATATGCGATCGCAGCCGGACCAGCTCCTCGCTCACGTCCCACCGCTCGGCGATATAGGCGATCTCGCGAGCAATCCGATCCTCGTCGAGCGGCACGCCTTCGAGCAGCTCGGCGACGACGCGTCGCATGCGGTCGCGTTCGGCCACCATGCGTTTCGGTGCGAGCGCCTCGATATGGTCCATCGTGGCAGCAATCGCACTCAGCCGCTCCTCGAGGTCCACCCGCAGACGCAGCCCCTCGTCCTCGCGCATCGCGATCACCGCACGCGCGGCCGACTCAGTCACCGCCTGCACACTGGCACTGTCCGGCACCCGTTCCTCGACCTCGGTCTCATCGACGACCAGGTCCGTGAACCGGCTCAACAACGACAGGTCCACCTCACCGGGAAGCCCCAGCTCCTGCTTCAGCGATCGCAACAGCCGCAGGTACTGCCGCGCACGCGCCTCATTGACGCGCAGCGCGATCTCGTCGCCGGTCCCATCCGCCGGCTCCAGCCGAAGCGAGAAATTGACGTGCCCGCGCGGCAGCAGCGCGCGCAGCCAGTCACGGATCTGCGGCTCGAAGCGATCGACCGCGCGCCCCACCCGGAGGTTGAGGCTGAAGTAGCGGTGGTTCACGGTGCGGGCCTCGGCGCGCAGGCGTCCCGCCGGCGTTTCCAGCTCGGCCTCGCCGAACCCTGTCATGCTCCGGATCATGGACGCTCCGCAGCCGGATAAAGGTAGAGGAACCATGCACCGGGGTCAACGCGGCACACACCGGCCATGGCGCGGGGCACGGCACAGACAGACGGCGACCCGGGACTCAATTCCAGAGATTCCATTTGACGCCGTAGAAGATTCTCGGTCCACGCTGAATCCGCCCCGGCAAATCCTCGATGTTGCCGAGCATGTCCTCCCAGCGGATGAACGCTCTGACGTCGATCACGCGGATCTGCAGATAGCCGTCGGCCGTGGTGTAGGCCGGAAGCCGAGAGTAGGCGCCGACGCCATCCAGAGCGGCAGGATCGAATGCGAGAACGGAGCCGCGCATGTGTGCTTCGGCGCGTGCGAAGATTTCCAGGTTGCCGCTCGGCAGAGGCAGCGTATGCAGCTCGAGCGCCGTGCGCCACGAGCGCGAAGGCAGATAGGTCCAGCCGTCCGCGTCCTGCCAGTCGGTGATCCAGCTGGAAAGAGTGAGGAACTCAGGCCAGAGCACGACCCGGCCATGCGCCTCCAGTCCCTGCGCGCTGCCCAGTGGCTGCGGCGCCGCCACGCGGTCGAAATCGAGCCAGAACGGCCATGCCCAGTCCTGTTCCAGGTTGACGAACGCCACACTGCCGGATGCCCGACCGAGATCGAGCGCGACACCCGCACGCCAGCCGGTGCGATAGGACAGGACGAAAGCTTCACCCACCGCTTCGTCGAAGGCAGGGGCGCCGCGGGTCCCCCGGGTCATTTCGCCGAACGCAGACGCACCTGCGCGTGTGTCGGATCCGAAGAGGCCGCCGACCTCGGCACGGACTCCGCCGTGCGAGGTCGAGCCGCCGCCATCCCAGGCCGAGAGTCCGAGATCGGCCGAGAGGCGAAGCGGGCCGGTGTCCGTCTCGAGCTCCACCTGCGCCTCGCCGACGGGCAGGTTGTCCAGCGATCGATACCGAAGCGACGCGCCGAGCGCAGCCCATGGAAGCTGGAGACCCGCCCTCAAACCGGCCTGCACGGACGCGCGCTCCGTCTCCAGATCCGACGATTCCGCGTCAGGCCCCGGTATTGTTTCATCGAGCGTAGACCGGCCGGCGTAGATCTCAGCGACGAAGCCGGGCACGAGCTCGTTGCGGGCACGCACGATAATGTCCTGGCGCACGCGGTTCACCACCCATGGCGAGCTCGATTCCCGGTCCAGCGTCCCGCGCATCCACTCGACCTGGACGCCGCGCGTGCCATTCGTCCACGCCCATTTCGCCCAGCCGCTGAAGAGACCGGCGGGCTCGGTGCGTCCGGTGCCGTCGGTATCCAGCCGTTCAATGCCGAGCGCGAGCGGACCAATGATCACGTCGGGCGCCAGGAAGAGGCCGCGGAAGAGGTTCGCGGCCGGCACACCGATGCCGGCCTCCACCCGCGTGTACGGCTGGCCCGCTTCAGGAAACTCGGTAGTAAGCAGAATCCGCAGGACGCCGAGGCGGCGCTGAACCCGCACCTCGCGCAGGTGGCCGAGGGCGAGCTGCGACAGATCGAAGGTCGAGCCGGCCAGCGGGTCGAAGGGGTAGCCGTCGATCTCGATCTCCGTGCGCGTGGCGGTGCCGCCAAAGGCCGATGCAGCCTCGGGCTGAACGAACATGCCTGCGCGGAACGTGGTGACGCCGGGCACGCGTTCGAGCAGCTCGACCAGGCTGACGTCGGCCTCGCGCAGCAGCATCTCACGATCCCAGACCCATTCCGTGCCGCCCGCTGAGACGAACGGGCGGGCCGGCATGGACGGGAAGCGCAGCGCGGGCGGAATGATGGTGTCCGGCTCCTGATCGGCCGCA includes these proteins:
- a CDS encoding YicC/YloC family endoribonuclease produces the protein MIRSMTGFGEAELETPAGRLRAEARTVNHRYFSLNLRVGRAVDRFEPQIRDWLRALLPRGHVNFSLRLEPADGTGDEIALRVNEARARQYLRLLRSLKQELGLPGEVDLSLLSRFTDLVVDETEVEERVPDSASVQAVTESAARAVIAMREDEGLRLRVDLEERLSAIAATMDHIEALAPKRMVAERDRMRRVVAELLEGVPLDEDRIAREIAYIAERWDVSEELVRLRSHIELFRETLADEGAEPVGKRLSFLTQEMNRETNTIGSKANDAAIEHQVIAIKDEIERLREQIENVE
- the gmk gene encoding guanylate kinase is translated as MSEYRPFPLVIAAPSGAGKTSLARALVERRADLVFSLSATTRAPRPGEQDGIDYRFVSDAEFDELAGRGELLEWAHVHGRRYGTLKSGVEAALAEGSTVVLDIDVQGAQLVRRVIGDAVLIFVLPPSVSEMKRRLDTRGSENAEELATRMRTARAELDAVKAFDYVVVNDDFEEALRTIEAIVAAERERVVRQPHLDEMLDGLRADIDGIIQGSH